In Halichondria panicea chromosome 9, odHalPani1.1, whole genome shotgun sequence, a genomic segment contains:
- the LOC135341097 gene encoding uncharacterized protein LOC135341097, whose translation MEISEKDIYSSVRSEGQHSMVYNSGYITHVEPDYEQTTNNGDSSTMGDSFEHVTINPVYEDVGKTDTTEYNHLFSLSRTSKQIYSQLMLKKQTTGCKLSCLAVVATLAVVLSIAAVLGIITAQASLHNEIGQQETLAEQAKNCACTTALANSTRSPQDFENLEDRLNTTMEELDVLKNMVTQISLAYQQLQQEHLSLQSSVDTFRLDQITLQSDVTTLKNQISSPVNLYQNCYEQTVECYLSPTMGRYWRQCSTGELPISITGQYTLSMRCEHRSRRFGIFQESAYLRPNDSNQNVRCVCDTTYPREDADGHWLIPGDSDVDLFCKLTIIRCPIASTLYN comes from the exons ATGGAGATAAGTGAGAAGGATATATACAGCTCAGTCAGATCAGAAGGACAACACAGCATGGTGTACAACAGTGGCTACATAACACACGTTGAACCTGACTACGAACAGACCACTAACAATGGAGATTCCAGCACTATGGGAGACTCATTTGAGCATGTAACAATAAACCCAGTTTATGAAGACGTAGGTAAGACAGATACAACAGAATATAATCATCTGTTTAGTTTATCTAGGACATCTAAACAAATCTACAGCCAACTAATGCTCAAGAAGCAGACAACAGGCTGCAAACTAAGTTGCTTAGCAGTGGTGGCTACTTTGGCTGTTGTCTTGTCCATAGCAGCGGTGTTGGGGATTATAACAGCACAAGCAAGCCTTCATAATGAGATAGGTCAGCAAGAAACTTTAGCAGAACAAGCAAAGAATTGTGCATGTACCACAGCTCTGGCTAATAGCACCCGCTCTCCACAAGATTTTGAAAATTTGGAGGACAGATTGAATACAACTATGGAAGAACTTGACGTACTCAAGAATATGGTGACTCAAATCTCATTGGCCTACCAACAGTTGCAGCAAGAGCACCTTTCCCTACAATCTTCAGTGGACACATTCCGACTAGATCAGATCACACTTCAGAGCGATGTCACCACCCTAAAAAATCAAATCAGCTCTCCTGTCAATCTCTATCAGAATTGCTATGAACAAACAGTTGAGTGTTACCTCTCTCCAACCATGGGCCGCTATTGGAGGCAGTGTTCAACTGGAGAGCTACCCATTAGCATAACT GGACAATACACACTGAGTATGCGATGTGAGCATCGATCAAGACGGTTTGGAATCTTTCAAGAGTCAGCATATCTGCGACCAAACGACTCGAACCAGAATGTTCGTTGTGTGTGCGATACAACCTACCCAAGAGAGGATGCAGATGGTCATTGGCTCATACCTGGCGACAGTGATGTGGACCTATTTTGCAAACTGACTATTATCAGATGTCCTATTGCATCCACTTTGTACAACTAG
- the LOC135341098 gene encoding uncharacterized protein LOC135341098, whose product MELPGRSGTINEYENNSLQSADGNAEQMETSLEYNTVYEVTSMTDAKDNQESNEMMANPAYETRRYNRLFSWARKKQQVQSNNDQVYKGKPSNLLPMVLLLLLCIVACSLSVTALVVTKIEVAGLKGEIKILQEEAQNVTTTFQSLEAVDLKDPKIQQLEDNVTRLSANQQELQQEQIVLLSSLDNLTAQVNSMMNSSTRQSTSISLYQACYDDTTMCTANGNNYWSQCFTNSQPITRDGFFTLSMHCEQSCNRDDSSLLKSTYIRPDGQGNVQCACEVTNPIKNTPGHAILPSGLVYTCNLVITRCPTVIEVL is encoded by the exons ATGGAGCTACCTGGACGAAGTGGAACCATCAACGAGTACGAGAACAACAGTTTGCAATCTGCAGATGGCAATGCCGAGCAGATGGAGACGAGTTTGGAGTACAATACGGTGTACGAAGTGACTAGTATGACAGATGCAAAAGACAACCAGGAAAGCAATGAAATGATGGCTAACCCTGCGTATGAGACCAGACGATACAACCGTCTTTTCAGTTGGGCACGAAAAAAGCAGCAGGTGCAGTCGAACAACGATCAAGTATACAAAGGTAAACCAAGCAATCTTCTACCAATGGTATTGCTACTTCTACTGTGCATAGTAGCATGTAGCTTGTCTGTAACAGCGCTGGTAGTGACAAAGATAGAAGTAGCAGGCCTAAAAGGAGAGATAAAAATACTCCAGGAAGAAGCACAAAACGTTACGACTACATTTCAGAGCTTGGAGGCAGTAGATCTAAAAGATCCTAAAATACAGCAGCTTGAGGATAATGTGACTCGGCTTTCTGCAAACCAACAGGAGTTACAGCAAGAGcaaatagttttactttcctcATTGGATAATTTGACAGCACAAGTAAACAGCATGATGAACTCATCTACTAGACAAAGTACTTCCATTAGCCTCTACCAGGCGTGCTACGATGATACGACTATGTGCACAGCAAATGGAAACAATTACTGGAGTCAATGTTTCACAAATTCTCAGCCTATTACAAGAGAT GGTTTTTTCACATTGAGCATGCACTGTGAGCAGAGTTGCAACAGAGATGACAGCTCCCTCCTCAAGTCTACCTACATACGACCTGACGGACAGGGCAACGTGCAATGTGCTTGTGAAGTGACCAATCCGATCAAGAACACCCCAGGACATGCTATACTGCCGAGTGGTCtagtgtacacatgcaattTAGTCATCACTAGATGCCCAACAGTAATTGAAGTCCTATAG
- the LOC135341096 gene encoding uncharacterized protein LOC135341096 has product MATSEGHIKETREIHILVTGKAGSGKSSLVNGILGLKIKDEGIDTIYGEGEAKENDSNTQLKTCTTEVKQYQCRKDDVLATVWDTPGLYDGTQNQEAYVQEMVDKCSQNIDLMIYCINSSVTRFVPGTENPEASVIRTLTEAFSEEIWKKTVIVLTFANTIENFHVSWSRLRPSEKVEKFVAEILKFDKKVRNLIITEAKVSEDVAHAIKILPAGYYDVRSLPDREYWFTELWFGCLDTISTPETKNAFYSMNAERIQNRQDTRDKDFQQDIELQPIVVHDHTKKEILMRITKFSAAGVAVGGCVGVVSSGIGAVPLAVGALVGGAILGGVGYFTSRKKDSK; this is encoded by the exons ATGGCTACTTCTGAAGGTCATATCAAGGAGACCCGTGAGATCCATATCTTAGTGACCGGTAAAGCAGGCAGTGGGAAGTCATCACTCGTGAACGGGATACTTGGCTTGAAGATCAAGGATGAAGGAATAGATACTATCTATGGTGAAGGAGAAGCAAAAGAAAATGACAGCAACACTCAGCTAAAGACATGCACCACTG AGGTCAAGCAGTACCAGTGCAGGAAAGATGATGTGTTAGCCACAGTTTGGGACACCCCGGGACTATACGATGGGACTCAGAACCAAGAGGCCTATGTCCAAGAAATGGTTGACAagtgctcacaaaacattgaTTTGATGATATACTGTATCAACTCAAGTGTAACACGGTTCGTGCCGGGCACTGAAAATCCAGAGGCTTCCGTCATTCGCACTTTAACCGAAGCTTTTAGTGAGGAGATTTGGAAGAAGACTGTCATTGTTCTTACATTTGCGAATACGATTGAAAATTTTCACGTTAGCTGGTCAAGACTTCGCCCAAGCGAGAAAGTTGAAAAATTTGTTGCAGAAATTCTTAAGTTTGATAAAAAGGTACGAAATCTAATAATAACAGAGGCGAAAGTTTCAGAAGATGTAGCACATGCTATAAAAATTTTACCAGCCGGTTACTATGACGTTCGCAGCCTACCTGATCGCGAATATTGGTTCACAGAATTGTGGTTCGGTTGCTTGGACACTATTTCAACACCTGAAACTAAAAACGCTTTCTACTCGATGAATGCCGAACGAATACAGAATCGTCAAGATACAAGAGACAAAGATTTTCAACAAGATATCGAGCTTCAACCGATCGTAGTACATGACCACACGAAAAAAGAAATATTAATGAGGATAACAAAATTCAGTGCAGCTGGAGTTGCTGTAGGAGGTTGCGTGGGCGTTGTTAGCTCAGGGATTGGAGCAGTGCCTCTAGCCGTGGGAGCTCTCGTTGGGGGTGCGATTTTGGGTGGAGTGGGATATTTCACTAGCAGAAAGAAGGACTCAAAGTAG
- the LOC135341093 gene encoding uncharacterized protein LOC135341093 yields the protein MDTENNEDGFRIMEDKGSDLDLSRLSSEVKSHLSSTKVAAILRSGKSIDILICGKTGGGKSTLINGLMGVKLMEKEAAKEGDSLTHCTTRVDEYKTIKDKITVTVWDTPGLLDGTDKQDDYLREIEDKCPPIHLKLFCISCSQTRFVSGPNNADNGDFLVMKKFTEAFGMEFWKNTVIVLTMANTVEAFKPKWKYLAPSDKQQEFTQYINEFRSKIRSILEDDIKLDKDIVTKMKIVPAGHYDDRKLPGRDYWLSDFYFECLDAIPSPEAKGALLNLSLDRFKMKSEVVDSNFKEDAEMQPIVVDVENGFVIISETIENCSIPVGSAAPNDQPTEGGIGTKGAAGIGSGVGGVVGAGLGFIGLLGGPLAFFTVPAGAAVGTALGAGLGYVTKKIIGSSEPSASNESKTEKN from the coding sequence ATGGATACCGAGAACAATGAAGATGGTTTTCGAATAATGGAAGATAAAGGAAGCGATTTGGACCTTTCAAGGCTTTCTTCCGAAGTCAAGAGTCACCTAAGCTCTACAAAAGTGGCTGCCATTTTACGCAGTGGCAAGTCCATAGATATCCTTATTTGTGGTAAAACTGGCGGTGGAAAATCAACTCTAATAAACGGATTAATGGGAGTCAAACTTATGGAAAAAGAGGCTGCTAAGGAAGGTGACAGTTTAACTCACTGCACCACTCGAGTGGATGAGTACAAAACGATCAAGGATAAAATTACTGTTACTGTGTGGGACACTCCTGGTTTACTGGATGGCACGGACAAGCAAGACGATTATTTGAGGGAAATTGAAGACAAATGTCCTCCCATACACCTCAAATTATTTTGTATAAGTTGCAGCCAAACACGATTTGTTTCTGGACCAAATAATGCTGATAATGGTGATTTCTTGGTCATGAAGAAGTTCACTGAAGCCTTTGGAATGGAATTTTGGAAAAATACCGTTATTGTCCTTACTATGGCAAATACGGTAGAAGCCTTCAAACCCAAATGGAAATATTTGGCACCATCCGACAAACAACAAGAATTCACGCAATACATCAATGAATTCAGGTCAAAAATTCGTTCTATCCTTGAAGACGATATCAAACTTGATAAAGACATTGTTACAAAGATGAAAATTGTTCCTGCTGGTCACTATGATGATAGAAAGCTTCCTGGTCGTGATTACTGGCTCTCTGACTTTTACTTTGAATGTCTGGACGCCATTCCCTCACCAGAAGCCAAAGGAGCTCTCCTCAATTTAAGCCTAGACCGGTTCAAGATGAAAAGTGAGGTGGTCGACAGTAACTTCAAAGAAGATGCTGAAATGCAACCGATTGTTGTTGATGTGGAGAATGGTTTTGTTATAATTTCCGAAACGATTGAAAACTGTTCAATACCAGTTGGGTCTGCAGCTCCTAACGATCAGCCTACTGAAGGTGGCATAGGCACCAAAGGAGCAGCTGGTATCGGTAgtggtgtggggggtgtggttGGGGCTGGGCTTGGGTTTATCGGTCTTCTTGGTGGCCCACTCGCCTTTTTTACGGTTCCGGCTGGAGCAGCTGTTGGTACTGCATTGGGAGCTGGCCTGGGGTACGTCACAAAGAAAATTATCGGCTCAAGTGAACCGTCAGCCAGCAACGAGTCTAAAACTGAGAAAAATTGA